A single Planktothrix serta PCC 8927 DNA region contains:
- a CDS encoding pentapeptide repeat-containing protein, whose amino-acid sequence MNFKTLAFSVILSTLGFATVAQAENESDLQRLRTTNRCPECDLRGANLQQFDLRGAHLFKAQLQGANLRGVDLRSANLNQANLYDADLTQANLADANLFDANLRNTILERADLREADLSQADLSQVNLIKADLRDASLVNANLSESYLNQANLENADLRQAFLFNSDLEAANLTRANLLGADLRRANLDRTNLESANLTATILADTNVDRAELSQTVLKGSVLQGTDLAPIVCVVSNVVNCVISPASEQAEDLFFEPEIEN is encoded by the coding sequence ATGAACTTTAAAACCTTAGCATTCTCTGTAATTCTATCTACACTAGGATTTGCCACAGTCGCTCAAGCGGAAAATGAATCGGATTTACAACGATTAAGAACAACAAATCGTTGTCCTGAGTGTGATTTAAGAGGAGCAAATTTGCAACAGTTTGATTTACGAGGGGCTCATTTATTTAAAGCGCAACTCCAAGGAGCAAATTTAAGGGGCGTTGATCTTCGCAGCGCTAATTTGAATCAAGCCAATTTATATGATGCCGATTTAACCCAGGCTAATTTAGCGGATGCTAATTTATTTGATGCTAATTTAAGAAATACTATCTTAGAACGGGCAGATTTAAGAGAAGCGGATTTATCCCAAGCGGATTTATCTCAGGTCAATTTGATTAAAGCCGATTTAAGAGATGCCAGTTTAGTTAATGCAAATCTGAGTGAATCCTATCTTAATCAAGCTAATTTAGAAAATGCTGATTTGCGTCAAGCGTTTCTATTTAATAGCGATTTAGAAGCAGCAAATCTCACCCGTGCGAATCTTTTAGGTGCGGATTTACGGAGAGCTAATTTGGATCGTACAAATTTAGAAAGTGCTAATTTAACCGCTACAATTCTAGCTGATACTAATGTAGATCGGGCGGAATTATCTCAAACTGTATTAAAAGGATCGGTTTTACAAGGAACTGATTTAGCCCCTATTGTTTGTGTTGTTAGTAATGTTGTTAATTGTGTGATTTCTCCCGCTTCGGAACAAGCTGAAGATTTATTCTTTGAACCGGAAATAGAAAACTAA
- a CDS encoding DUF5009 domain-containing protein, which produces MRLAAQYRSNLKRIDALDALRGLAVLAMVLSGVIPFNGTLPPWMYHAQFPPPTHQFNPKIAGLTWVDLVFPIFIFSLGTAIPLALSRRLSQGWTNLEISLGIVKRGFLLGTFAIVLQHFRPTVINPEASSEKWQLALIGFAILFLMFVQLPRVIPKWINLAMNLIGWGAAIAILTQIQYPHNAKLPEFSLYRSDIILLVLTNIIIFTSFIWLFTRHHPQFRAGLLAVLFALMLSKSAGGWMSDLLSISPIPWLYRFEYLKYLFIAIPGTLIGDEIVSYTQINDEYIPKTWNRFRLGGIVILMVLIILNLVIGLQSRLLPQTTGISLILLILSYRLLKDPSHPLEELLYQMYQWGIYGLILGLAFEPYQGGIKKDPTTMSYFFITLAIAIFLLIILTILIDSFDQTLWFQLFIDTGKNPMIGYLAFANLLWPILELNGWTPKIEALTNTPFLGFLRGLSYTLMIALFVSLCTRLKLFWKT; this is translated from the coding sequence ATGAGATTAGCCGCTCAATATCGATCAAATTTGAAACGAATTGATGCCTTAGATGCGTTACGAGGACTTGCGGTTTTAGCAATGGTATTATCCGGTGTAATTCCCTTTAATGGAACCTTACCTCCTTGGATGTATCACGCTCAATTTCCGCCCCCAACCCATCAATTTAACCCGAAAATAGCCGGACTAACTTGGGTTGATTTAGTCTTTCCGATCTTTATTTTTTCATTAGGAACTGCTATTCCTTTAGCCTTATCTCGGCGTTTATCTCAAGGATGGACAAATCTTGAAATCAGTTTAGGAATAGTAAAACGGGGATTTTTATTAGGAACTTTTGCGATTGTTTTACAACATTTCCGTCCAACGGTGATTAATCCTGAAGCAAGTTCTGAAAAATGGCAACTTGCTTTAATCGGATTTGCTATATTATTTTTAATGTTTGTTCAGTTACCCAGGGTTATTCCTAAATGGATTAATTTAGCTATGAATTTAATCGGTTGGGGGGCTGCGATCGCAATTTTAACTCAAATTCAATATCCCCATAATGCCAAATTGCCTGAATTTTCTCTCTATCGAAGTGATATTATTTTATTGGTATTAACAAATATTATTATTTTTACTTCTTTTATTTGGTTATTTACACGCCATCATCCCCAATTTAGAGCGGGGTTGCTGGCGGTTTTATTCGCCTTAATGTTATCGAAATCAGCCGGAGGATGGATGAGCGATCTGTTATCTATTTCTCCTATTCCTTGGTTATATCGATTTGAATATTTAAAATATTTATTTATTGCTATCCCAGGAACCTTAATTGGGGATGAAATCGTCAGTTATACCCAAATTAATGATGAATATATCCCTAAAACTTGGAACCGATTTCGCCTAGGAGGAATTGTGATTTTAATGGTGCTAATCATTTTAAATTTAGTCATCGGTTTACAATCTCGTTTACTCCCCCAAACCACCGGAATTAGTTTAATTTTATTAATTTTAAGCTATCGCTTACTCAAAGACCCTAGCCATCCCTTAGAAGAGTTACTTTATCAAATGTATCAATGGGGAATTTATGGGTTAATTTTAGGATTAGCCTTTGAACCTTATCAAGGAGGAATTAAAAAAGATCCTACAACAATGAGTTATTTTTTTATAACATTGGCGATCGCAATTTTCCTATTAATTATCTTAACCATTCTCATCGATAGTTTTGATCAAACCCTTTGGTTTCAGTTATTCATCGATACGGGTAAAAATCCCATGATTGGTTATTTAGCCTTTGCCAATTTGTTATGGCCTATTTTAGAGTTAAACGGTTGGACTCCTAAAATTGAAGCCTTAACAAATACCCCTTTTCTGGGATTTTTGAGAGGATTATCCTATACTTTAATGATAGCATTATTTGTCAGTTTATGCACCCGGTTAAAATTATTTTGGAAAACCTAA
- the pcrA gene encoding DNA helicase PcrA, translated as MTQTVDFLSHLNACQRQAVEHFCGPMLVVAGAGSGKTRALTYRIANLIRSHRVHPENILAVTFTNKAAREIKERVESIFAQQQAEIEFGKPFSALAADDQTRLKSKVYRSLTKHLWMGTFHSLCARILRYDINKYQDESGRKWDKNFSIFDEDDAQKLVKFIVLKDMNLDDKKFEPKKIRYSISNAKNLGFSPQQYARENPDYYGRVVSEVYSSYQSQLASNNALDFDDLIRVTVDLLSQNEQVLAYWNQKFCHILVDEYQDTNRTQYNLIRLLVTNGENPRTIKNWQNRSIFVVGDVDQSIYSFRMADYKILLEFQQDFGDRLPDDDTRTMIKLEDNYRSRENILQVANHLIQQNTERIDKILRPTRGEGQPIYCYKADDEIDEANFILSQIQGISQQNPELDYGAFAILYRTNAQSRALEDVLLRNNIPYTVVGGLRFYDRKEIKDSISYLRVVANPADSVSLLRIINVPRRGIGKTTIDGLVNASKQLGIPLWEVLSDEDSVNTIAGRSAKSVNQFAQIIKNWQERIEDHSALQILEGILEEAGYIQDLKKEGTDEAENRLENIKELTNAVSQFQEEYEDTTLEGFLSSASLASDLDKLQEGQKAVSLLTLHAAKGLEFPIVFLVGLEQGLFPNFRSLNDPLSIEEERRLCYVGITRAQEQLFLTHACQRRLWGHLEPCIPSMFLKELPEGLIHGYIPPSQPKTSKSKGTKKEAKSPTETKQPAKNAKLESDVKDWKVGDKVFHRTFGIGEVTHVFSNKDKMSLAIKFGSLSPKILDPNTVPLQRFK; from the coding sequence ATGACTCAAACTGTTGATTTCCTTAGTCATTTGAATGCTTGTCAACGTCAAGCGGTTGAGCATTTTTGCGGCCCTATGTTGGTAGTAGCGGGGGCGGGTTCGGGTAAGACACGGGCGTTAACCTATCGTATCGCTAATTTAATCCGCAGCCATCGAGTTCATCCTGAAAATATTTTAGCAGTCACATTTACCAATAAAGCCGCCAGGGAAATTAAAGAGCGGGTTGAGTCAATTTTTGCTCAACAACAAGCAGAAATTGAATTTGGAAAACCGTTTTCAGCCTTAGCAGCCGATGACCAAACTCGCCTTAAATCAAAGGTTTATCGCAGTTTAACTAAACATCTGTGGATGGGAACGTTCCATAGTTTGTGCGCTCGGATTTTAAGATATGATATTAATAAATATCAAGATGAAAGTGGGCGAAAGTGGGACAAGAATTTTTCTATTTTTGATGAGGATGATGCTCAAAAATTGGTTAAATTCATTGTTTTAAAAGATATGAATTTAGACGATAAAAAATTTGAGCCTAAAAAAATTAGATATTCTATTAGTAATGCCAAAAATTTAGGGTTTTCTCCTCAACAATATGCGAGAGAGAATCCTGATTATTATGGGCGAGTCGTATCGGAAGTTTATAGTTCCTATCAATCTCAATTAGCCTCAAATAATGCCTTAGATTTTGATGATTTAATTCGAGTCACCGTTGACTTACTTAGTCAAAACGAGCAAGTATTAGCCTATTGGAATCAAAAGTTTTGTCATATTTTAGTGGATGAATATCAAGATACTAACCGCACCCAATATAACTTAATTCGATTATTAGTAACGAATGGCGAAAATCCTAGAACGATTAAAAATTGGCAAAATCGCTCTATTTTTGTTGTGGGAGATGTGGATCAATCGATTTATTCGTTTCGGATGGCAGACTATAAAATATTATTAGAATTTCAACAGGATTTTGGCGATCGCTTACCCGATGACGATACCCGGACGATGATTAAATTAGAAGATAATTATCGCTCACGGGAAAATATTCTCCAAGTCGCTAATCATCTGATTCAACAAAATACCGAACGCATTGATAAAATCCTGCGTCCAACGCGAGGAGAAGGTCAACCGATTTATTGTTATAAGGCGGATGATGAAATAGATGAAGCCAACTTTATTCTATCACAAATTCAAGGAATTAGTCAACAAAATCCCGAATTAGATTATGGGGCTTTTGCAATTTTATATCGAACTAACGCTCAATCTCGCGCCTTAGAAGATGTGTTATTAAGAAATAATATTCCCTATACGGTTGTCGGAGGATTAAGGTTTTATGACCGTAAAGAAATCAAAGATTCCATATCTTATTTACGAGTTGTTGCTAACCCCGCCGATAGTGTGAGTTTGCTGAGAATTATTAATGTTCCCCGTCGAGGAATTGGCAAAACCACCATTGATGGGTTAGTCAATGCGTCTAAACAGTTAGGAATTCCCCTTTGGGAAGTGCTAAGTGATGAAGATTCAGTGAATACAATAGCCGGACGTTCGGCAAAATCTGTGAATCAATTTGCTCAAATTATTAAAAATTGGCAAGAACGTATAGAAGACCATTCTGCACTGCAAATTTTAGAAGGAATATTAGAAGAAGCAGGTTATATTCAAGACTTAAAAAAAGAAGGAACAGACGAAGCAGAAAACCGCTTAGAAAATATTAAAGAATTGACGAATGCGGTGTCACAATTTCAAGAAGAATATGAGGATACAACATTAGAGGGATTTTTATCCAGTGCCTCCCTTGCTTCAGATTTAGATAAATTACAAGAAGGACAAAAAGCCGTTTCTTTATTAACCCTTCATGCAGCAAAAGGGTTAGAATTTCCCATTGTGTTTTTAGTCGGTTTAGAACAGGGACTTTTCCCTAATTTCCGCAGTTTAAATGATCCCTTATCTATTGAAGAAGAACGGCGTTTATGTTATGTGGGAATTACTCGCGCTCAAGAACAATTGTTTTTAACCCATGCGTGTCAACGGCGGTTATGGGGACATTTAGAACCCTGTATCCCCTCAATGTTTTTAAAGGAATTACCAGAAGGATTAATTCATGGGTATATTCCTCCGTCTCAACCGAAAACAAGTAAAAGCAAGGGAACTAAAAAAGAGGCAAAATCACCCACTGAGACGAAACAACCTGCAAAAAATGCCAAATTAGAATCCGATGTTAAGGACTGGAAAGTGGGGGATAAAGTTTTTCATCGTACCTTTGGAATTGGTGAAGTAACCCACGTTTTTTCTAATAAAGATAAAATGTCTTTAGCGATTAAATTTGGGAGTCTTAGTCCTAAAATTCTTGACCCCAATACTGTTCCCTTACAACGCTTCAAATAA
- a CDS encoding transaldolase family protein, protein MALYLDSAIISEAEIVKEWGWVKGITTNPTLLAKSELSPEETLTQLKRLISGEIYYQLTASDFQGMVTEGKKAFELLGEQTVLKIPATSVGFQVVANLSPEIPCSVTAIYSAAQAAVAMEAGAKYAIAYVNRATRLLGDGIALVKDMANILAGSPTKILAASLKSPQEAAATLQAGAYHLTLPLDILTAMTTHELSEKTVIEFNQNGMGINLVS, encoded by the coding sequence ATGGCTTTATATTTAGATTCTGCCATCATTTCCGAAGCAGAAATTGTCAAAGAGTGGGGATGGGTGAAAGGAATTACCACGAACCCTACCCTATTAGCCAAAAGTGAATTATCTCCTGAAGAAACGTTAACTCAGTTAAAAAGGTTAATTTCCGGGGAAATTTATTATCAATTAACGGCTTCGGATTTTCAGGGAATGGTAACAGAAGGAAAAAAAGCCTTTGAACTATTAGGAGAACAAACGGTTTTGAAGATTCCAGCTACCTCTGTAGGATTTCAAGTTGTTGCTAATTTATCTCCAGAAATTCCCTGTTCTGTTACTGCTATTTATAGTGCGGCTCAAGCGGCTGTTGCGATGGAAGCAGGAGCTAAATATGCGATCGCGTATGTTAATCGTGCTACCCGATTATTAGGGGATGGAATTGCATTAGTAAAAGACATGGCGAATATATTAGCAGGAAGTCCTACAAAAATATTGGCAGCGAGTCTTAAATCTCCTCAAGAAGCAGCCGCAACTTTGCAAGCAGGAGCTTATCATTTAACCTTACCCTTAGACATTTTAACCGCCATGACTACCCATGAATTATCGGAAAAAACCGTTATCGAATTTAATCAGAATGGCATGGGAATTAACTTAGTAAGTTAA
- a CDS encoding NB-ARC domain-containing protein, which translates to MDYSRLVRLNRPLLAGTALVGLCSIVTGGVAGSAAGLAVPVLAGFSNFFAGMTGNNLGTLIDRFRNSSDVLRNEDIAKAAGRTVAKALMEKISPNYSDKESLDDFANQIEEYWVQWAEQAKTLNLFETLQEDQLYQIFSQQPEQFTEYQVLPEEEWREVVTWLFQQGCERGVLGDTLENYQDVIRDLAAELATNFNKHLRQVLKDDANNGGQAFVGMLFDLHGATLAKVDEIRDYLPEIATRQDMRRVLAAISQLQRPNPPAPATPWHGLGAVDTVPQLPPHFLPRPEDIAALKQRLLTPTNQTLVMTGQAQKVGLQGMGGLGKTVLSAALGRDNEVRRQFPDGIIWLTVGINPDCIALYQRIATTLGETSAYQEGEPQWNAYLSNLLREKRCLLVLDDVWLQREAERFVAVLGPDCRLLLTTRDARLIAGLGANGYELGMLDDTQGRQLLANWARVPVEMLPPEVAAVIDHCGNLPLALKLAGAQVGMGNSWADLVTALDAADLHFLDHPDGSIYKVIETSVEQLAAPLRQAYLDLGIVAPDVEVSEAALVKLWGRRGEVPDYRLRQGLTELAQRGLVFVSGESPSRWMSLHDVPQKYLREQVQNPVALHRDWLRSYGGGKFPWTGAEVAAEVYLYQQALYHFREAGEIEAFRRLLWDFDWLQGKLEATDIRALLADFEAVTVGESRDSGLKRLEGALRLSAHVLEQDSSQLAGQLWGRLLSFVDSPQPYRYFWERIPLIGKYLPKYGSNFQAKTFPGISQLLTEAQQYQRKHWIRPIFPNLTPPGGPLIRTLSGHSDSVSALAITPDGQRVVSGSKDKTLKVWNLTIGKEEHTLSGHSDSVSALAITPDGQRVVSSSKDKTLKVWNLTTGKEERTLSGHGDSVYAFAITPDGQRVVSTSSLDKILKLWNLATGSVELEISIGGLVTAMALTPDGRQVVLTSVQRDLAVDKTGQWFSTNVLALWDLTTGKRLAYFRHSDWLLRVAITPDGQQIISGSRDTNLILWQLVTDSEVGKPAYDNSLLKARLVNELRITPNGERVVSASGDKTLKLWNLKTAKYIRTITTYPGPVETVAITPNGKRTVSGTLASFEEMKLCSLRTNRVIKSFGHPSKCLKITPNGKKVIAESDKNITIWNLRTGKKVATFTGHTDQITSIAITPNGRRVVSASKDKTLKLWELDTGAELATFLGHDDSVWSLGITPDGKRVVSGSKDKTLKIWDLETAEIVATFTGHSDEITSIAITPDGKRVISTSRDKTLKLWDLDTGVVIASFTVDGSLLCCTIAPDGVTVLASDWLLGQVHFLRLEGLRG; encoded by the coding sequence ATGGACTATTCCCGACTGGTGCGACTCAATCGACCCCTGTTAGCCGGAACCGCCCTCGTGGGCTTATGTTCCATCGTCACCGGAGGGGTAGCCGGTTCGGCTGCGGGGTTAGCGGTTCCCGTGTTAGCCGGATTTTCTAACTTTTTCGCGGGGATGACCGGGAATAATTTAGGCACATTAATCGATCGCTTTCGCAACAGTAGCGATGTGCTGCGGAATGAAGATATCGCCAAAGCCGCCGGACGCACCGTAGCCAAAGCCTTGATGGAAAAAATCAGCCCCAACTATTCCGACAAGGAATCCTTAGACGATTTCGCTAATCAAATCGAGGAATATTGGGTGCAATGGGCAGAACAAGCCAAAACCCTCAACCTGTTTGAAACCCTCCAGGAAGACCAACTCTATCAGATTTTCAGCCAACAACCGGAACAGTTTACCGAGTATCAGGTGTTACCGGAAGAGGAATGGCGGGAAGTGGTCACCTGGTTATTCCAACAGGGATGTGAGAGAGGGGTTTTGGGAGATACCCTGGAGAATTATCAAGATGTCATCAGAGATTTGGCGGCAGAATTAGCCACCAACTTTAATAAACACCTGCGCCAAGTCCTGAAAGATGATGCCAACAACGGGGGTCAAGCCTTTGTGGGGATGTTATTTGACCTGCATGGGGCGACCTTGGCGAAAGTTGACGAGATTCGGGACTATTTACCCGAAATCGCCACTCGTCAGGATATGCGCCGGGTATTGGCTGCCATTTCCCAATTACAACGCCCGAACCCACCGGCACCCGCCACCCCTTGGCACGGTTTAGGGGCAGTGGATACGGTACCCCAACTCCCCCCTCATTTTCTCCCCCGTCCTGAAGATATTGCCGCCTTAAAACAACGACTCTTGACCCCCACCAATCAAACCCTAGTGATGACTGGACAGGCGCAGAAAGTCGGGTTACAGGGGATGGGAGGCTTAGGGAAAACGGTGTTATCGGCAGCTTTAGGGCGGGATAATGAGGTGCGGCGACAGTTTCCCGATGGGATTATCTGGCTGACGGTGGGGATTAACCCGGACTGTATCGCCCTGTATCAACGCATTGCCACCACCTTGGGGGAAACCAGCGCCTATCAGGAAGGGGAACCCCAGTGGAATGCTTATCTCTCGAATCTGTTGCGGGAGAAGCGCTGTTTATTGGTGCTGGATGATGTGTGGTTACAACGGGAAGCCGAGCGATTTGTGGCGGTGTTGGGGCCCGACTGTCGCCTGTTGCTGACCACGCGGGATGCCCGGTTAATTGCGGGTTTGGGCGCGAATGGCTATGAGTTGGGGATGCTGGATGATACCCAAGGGCGACAATTATTAGCCAATTGGGCGAGAGTCCCTGTGGAGATGTTACCGCCGGAAGTGGCGGCGGTGATTGACCACTGCGGAAATTTGCCCTTAGCCTTGAAGTTGGCGGGGGCGCAAGTGGGCATGGGCAACAGTTGGGCGGATTTGGTGACGGCGTTGGATGCGGCGGATTTACACTTTCTCGACCATCCCGACGGCAGTATTTATAAAGTCATCGAGACCAGTGTGGAGCAGTTAGCCGCACCCTTGCGACAGGCTTATTTAGACTTAGGGATTGTTGCGCCGGACGTGGAAGTGTCCGAGGCGGCGTTAGTCAAGTTGTGGGGAAGGCGGGGAGAGGTGCCGGACTATCGGTTGCGGCAGGGGTTGACGGAGTTGGCGCAACGGGGGTTAGTGTTTGTGTCCGGGGAGTCGCCCTCGCGGTGGATGTCGTTGCATGATGTGCCGCAGAAGTATTTACGGGAACAGGTGCAGAATCCGGTGGCGCTGCATCGGGACTGGTTGCGGAGTTATGGCGGTGGCAAGTTTCCCTGGACGGGGGCGGAGGTGGCGGCAGAGGTTTATCTATATCAGCAGGCGCTTTATCATTTCCGAGAGGCGGGGGAAATCGAGGCGTTTCGGCGGTTGTTATGGGATTTTGATTGGTTGCAAGGGAAGTTAGAGGCGACCGATATTCGGGCGCTGTTGGCAGATTTTGAGGCGGTGACGGTTGGGGAGAGTCGGGATAGTGGGCTGAAGCGGCTGGAAGGGGCGTTGCGGTTGTCGGCTCATGTGTTGGAGCAGGATAGCAGCCAGTTGGCGGGGCAGTTGTGGGGGCGGTTGTTGTCTTTTGTTGACTCTCCCCAACCCTATCGCTATTTTTGGGAAAGAATCCCCCTCATTGGAAAGTATTTACCGAAGTATGGGTCGAATTTCCAAGCTAAAACCTTCCCCGGCATCAGCCAACTGCTGACAGAGGCACAACAATATCAAAGAAAACATTGGATTCGTCCCATCTTCCCCAACCTCACCCCCCCTGGCGGGCCATTAATCCGAACCCTCTCAGGTCATAGTGATTCGGTATCGGCTCTCGCCATTACTCCTGATGGGCAACGGGTGGTTTCCGGTTCAAAGGATAAAACCTTAAAGGTCTGGAACTTGACGATAGGGAAGGAGGAACACACCCTCTCCGGTCATAGTGATTCGGTATCGGCTCTCGCCATTACTCCCGATGGACAACGGGTGGTTTCCAGTTCAAAGGATAAAACCCTAAAGGTTTGGAACTTGACGACAGGGAAGGAGGAACGCACCCTCTCCGGTCATGGTGATTCGGTATATGCTTTCGCCATTACTCCCGATGGACAACGGGTGGTTTCTACATCATCTTTGGACAAAATATTAAAACTATGGAATTTGGCAACTGGTTCAGTAGAATTAGAAATTTCTATAGGTGGTCTTGTAACAGCAATGGCTTTAACTCCTGACGGACGACAAGTAGTTTTAACATCAGTACAAAGGGATCTAGCAGTTGATAAGACTGGACAGTGGTTTTCTACGAATGTCCTAGCCCTTTGGGATTTAACAACGGGGAAAAGACTAGCTTATTTCCGGCATAGTGACTGGCTATTAAGAGTGGCTATTACCCCGGATGGTCAACAAATTATATCTGGCTCTAGGGATACCAACCTTATACTGTGGCAGTTGGTAACGGATTCAGAAGTCGGTAAGCCTGCTTACGACAACTCCTTACTTAAAGCACGTTTAGTAAATGAACTACGAATTACCCCGAACGGTGAACGAGTGGTATCAGCATCAGGAGATAAAACCCTCAAACTTTGGAACTTAAAAACTGCAAAATATATAAGAACTATTACGACTTATCCAGGACCAGTAGAGACAGTTGCGATTACCCCCAACGGCAAACGAACCGTCTCAGGAACTTTAGCAAGTTTTGAAGAAATGAAATTATGTAGTTTACGGACAAACAGAGTAATTAAATCATTTGGACATCCCTCTAAATGTCTTAAAATTACCCCAAATGGAAAAAAAGTGATTGCTGAATCAGATAAAAATATTACAATTTGGAACTTGAGGACTGGAAAAAAAGTAGCTACTTTCACTGGTCATACCGATCAGATCACATCAATTGCCATTACTCCCAATGGCAGAAGAGTTGTATCGGCATCAAAAGATAAAACACTGAAACTATGGGAATTAGATACTGGAGCAGAACTCGCAACATTCTTGGGACATGATGACTCCGTATGGTCGTTAGGCATTACCCCCGATGGCAAAAGGGTTGTATCAGGCTCAAAAGATAAAACCTTGAAAATTTGGGATTTAGAAACAGCAGAAATAGTAGCTACTTTCACTGGACATAGTGATGAAATAACATCAATCGCCATCACTCCCGACGGCAAGCGAGTTATATCAACGTCAAGAGATAAGACTCTGAAACTCTGGGACTTAGACACTGGAGTGGTAATAGCTAGTTTTACTGTTGATGGCTCTTTACTATGTTGTACTATTGCACCAGATGGAGTAACGGTACTTGCAAGTGACTGGTTATTAGGACAGGTGCATTTTCTGCGGTTGGAGGGGTTGAGGGGTTAA
- the cobU gene encoding bifunctional adenosylcobinamide kinase/adenosylcobinamide-phosphate guanylyltransferase — translation MIISAQLTVVTGPARSGKSEWAEALAIQSKKQVIYIATSQRDPTDQEWEIRLQKHQKRRPINWKILEVPVELTTTLQTLSCQDNCILVDSLGTWLANLLDQDEITWENTQDQLLQTLDQIPGNIILVAEETGWGIVPAYPMGRSFRDRLGALVRHLGAIANCVYLVTGGYVLNLTELGSPLKSELPKT, via the coding sequence ATGATAATTTCTGCTCAATTAACTGTCGTGACTGGCCCAGCCCGTTCAGGAAAAAGTGAATGGGCGGAAGCCTTAGCAATACAGTCTAAAAAACAAGTAATTTATATTGCGACATCTCAACGTGATCCAACGGATCAGGAGTGGGAAATTCGGCTTCAAAAACATCAGAAACGCCGTCCGATCAACTGGAAAATCTTAGAAGTTCCTGTAGAATTAACGACAACATTACAAACTCTATCCTGTCAAGATAATTGTATCCTTGTAGATTCATTAGGAACGTGGTTAGCTAATCTTCTGGATCAAGATGAAATCACCTGGGAAAATACTCAAGATCAATTGTTACAAACCTTGGATCAAATCCCAGGAAATATCATTTTAGTCGCAGAAGAAACGGGATGGGGAATTGTTCCCGCTTATCCTATGGGTCGAAGCTTCCGCGATCGCTTAGGGGCGTTAGTTCGTCATTTAGGGGCGATCGCCAACTGCGTTTATCTGGTGACAGGCGGTTATGTTTTGAATCTGACAGAATTAGGTTCGCCGTTAAAGTCAGAATTGCCAAAAACCTGA
- a CDS encoding SanA/YdcF family protein: MPKWFVLHWRFLCLLIALGTILTPFLLTVYIKTVTNKRRYFQVEKVPNEPVAIVFGAGVWADGTPTPMLADRVEGAVELYRLGRVHKILMTGDNGTPEYNEVVAMQQYAERLGVPNKDIKLDYAGFSTYESCYRAKEIFGVERAVLITQKYHLPRAVYTCNQLGIESVGLGTPDWGKFRDDSMRFYTQREVLAVLKAILELHIIRPKPTFLGPFEGMS, translated from the coding sequence ATGCCTAAATGGTTTGTGTTGCACTGGCGTTTTCTATGTTTATTAATTGCTTTGGGAACAATATTAACCCCATTCCTTTTGACAGTTTATATTAAAACAGTTACGAATAAACGTCGATATTTTCAAGTTGAAAAAGTTCCCAATGAACCCGTTGCAATTGTATTTGGTGCGGGAGTTTGGGCTGATGGAACCCCGACACCGATGTTAGCAGATCGAGTAGAAGGGGCGGTAGAATTATATCGTTTAGGACGAGTTCATAAAATATTAATGACGGGAGATAATGGCACTCCTGAATATAATGAAGTCGTAGCAATGCAGCAATATGCAGAACGTTTAGGAGTTCCAAATAAAGATATTAAATTAGATTATGCGGGATTTAGTACCTATGAAAGTTGTTATCGAGCAAAAGAAATTTTTGGCGTAGAAAGAGCGGTTTTAATTACCCAAAAATATCATCTTCCCCGTGCGGTTTACACCTGTAACCAATTAGGGATAGAATCAGTGGGTTTAGGAACACCGGACTGGGGAAAATTTCGGGATGATTCTATGAGATTCTATACTCAACGGGAAGTTTTAGCTGTCCTAAAAGCCATCCTAGAACTCCATATTATTCGTCCTAAACCTACCTTTCTCGGCCCCTTTGAAGGAATGTCTTAA